In Salvelinus sp. IW2-2015 linkage group LG23, ASM291031v2, whole genome shotgun sequence, a genomic segment contains:
- the hepacamb gene encoding hepatic and glial cell adhesion molecule b, with protein MKAEREALSEAIAAPQLLLLWCLLVSPQSGRVKGVNITSPGSLIRGTLGGEALLSVRYSSSSPDAPVIKWQLKRDDKPVTVVQSIGTEIIGNLRPEYRDRILVFENGTLLLHNLKLSDEGTYEVEISITDDTFTGEGSIDLTVDEPISRPYVHMEASSVLELSEHFTLNCSHDNGTNAKYSWQKGGKLLTNETRLQLSPDQKLLTIVRVLMVDDDIYGCAVENPIGSMKSLPIKLTVYRRSSLYIILSTGGIFLLITLVTVCACWGPSNKERQKQQMKPRGLAGLPRHLIEHPDYSPINHAVDVVPKMMTEHERKNPVALYILKEDFPQGDHDSPGNMGLGPSSEPPSSPPGYSSSLTPSSLSPEPPAHSSRMYPRTPISSPPSHHNNKVQSKTSTPSPPRTRCSGRMFRAPVGIPPASQLEEPAPTLESNGTTQP; from the exons atgaaggcagagagagaggctctcTCAGAAGCCATAGCCGCTCCTCAACTTTTGCTGCTCTGGTGTCTTCTTGTCTCACCTCAGTCAG GACGTGTCAAGGGAGTCAACATCACCAGCCCTGGCTCTCTGATCCGGGGCACGTTGGGCGGGGAGGCACTCCTCTCTGTTCGCTACAGCAGCTCCAGCCCCGACGCGCCAGTCATCAAGTGGCAGCTGAAGAGGGACGACAAGCCCGTCACCGTGGTCCAGTCCATTGGCACCGAGATCATTGGGAACCTGAGGCCCGAGTACCGGGACCGCATCCTGGTGTTTGAGAATGGCACCCTCCTACTCCACAACCTCAAACTCTCTGATGAGGGAACCTATGAAGTGGAGATCTCCATCACTGATGATACTTTCACCGGAGAGGGGAGTATTGACCTGACTGTGGATG AGCCCATATCCAGACCTTACGTCCACATGGAGGCGTCCTCAGTACTGGAGCTCAGCGAGCACTTCACCCTCAACTGCTCCCATGACAACGGAACCAATGCCAAGTACAGCTGGCAGAAAGGAGGGAAACTGTTGACCAATGAGACGCGTCTGCAGCTGTCACCTGACCAGAAGCTCTTGACCATTGTGCGGGTGCTGATGGTGGATGATGACATCTACGGATGCGCGGTGGAGAACCCTATTGGGAGCATGAAGAGCCTGCCCATCAAACTCACtgtctaca GGAGGAGTTCCCTATACATCATTCTCTCCACCGGGGGTATTTTCCTCCTTATCACCTTGGTTACGGTGTGCGCCTGCTGGGGGCCGTCCAATAA AGAGCGGCAGAAACAGCAAATGAAGCCCAGAGGGTTGGCAGGACTGCCAAGGCATTTAATAGAACACCCTGATTATTCCCCAATCAATCATGCAG TTGACGTTGTACCAAAAATGATGACTGAACATGAACGCAAGAATCCAGTGGCACTCTACATCCTCAAAGAG GATTTCCCTCAGGGCGACCATGACTCACCCGGCAACATGGGCCTTGGCCCCTCCTCTGAACCACCCAGCAGCCCCCCCGGCTACAGCAGCTCCCTGactccctcctcactctccccTGAACCCCCCGCCCACTCCTCTCGCATGTACCCCCGCACCCCGATCAGCTCCCCCCCTTCACATCACAACAACAAGGTGCAGAGCAaaacctccaccccctccccaccccGCACTCGATGCTCCGGGCGCATGTTTCGCGCCCCAGTGGGCATACCGCCTGCCAGTCAGTTGGAAGAGCCCGCCCCCACATTGGAGAGCAACGGTACCACTCAGCCTTGA